The stretch of DNA gGGGTGGGGCGACTACCTGAGCcgtggacttctatttcttttcctgaaatatgGTACCCCGGAATGGGcaaagtgggggaggaaggggtgtgtgtgtttgtgagtattttaagggactttgggattttaatgaagacattaagtcataactctaagtctgtataacttctgaataaatagttcctttccttttcaccaaaaaacaaataaaagcaaacaaacaagtgaaaaaacaaatcaacactAATACAGGTAATATACTTCCAATAATGCTGGCTACTCTTATATGCCCAGTACTTTTCTAAGTCCTCACATGTAACCCTAGTAAACCACAAGGAATTGCCTTCACATCTCACTCCCTTACCAATGTTACATGGGTAACcacaagaaaaagttttaaactcTCTGGTTTTTCTTAATTCGGAGttcaacattttaacatttatttatttagataaaaaATTCAGCAAATGAAAGTTTCTACACAGACTTATCCACATTCGTTTGACATTTTGCCTTtacaattttattcataaatgtaCACATGTATACCCTACATCAGTTTTTCACTGCTGCGAATTTCCTTTTGGAAGTAGCACAATGACACTGTCATTGCGGCAAAAGACCAGTAGGTGGCTGTCcacagaaagacacaaataactgCAGTAAAAGTCTTTacaagacaattttaaaagaactacAAAAACTAATAAAGGAAGCTCACGGCTAGAGATACTTAAAACCAAGTTTGTAATGGTCTtaaggacattttaaattttaaaaagaaacaaatgtttagTTCTATTTCTCACACTACAATTTTCATTATACTGCTGGAAGAAGTATCTATTTGGGTATAACCTTCCACAGGGCAATTTACCTGATGCCGAAGTATTTAAAATATGCCTCTTCTTTGATTAAGCTACCAGAGAATAGTATATCTAGTGCGTGATCTAAGGCATTAAAAATGAGCTAAAAGATTCATCTACAGCTGTGGTTTACCTGGTGCCAGGGGGGACAGGTGAATTTTGAAAATCTGCTTGATTGTCACAACTGGAGGGGAGAGGATGCCACAGGCATCTAGTGGGTGAAGGCCAGAAATGCCATTAACACGCTACAACGCATAGATAGGACAGCCCCCTGCAAAACAGGAATCATCTTGCCCAAAATGTCAACTGTGCTGAGCCTGGGAAACCCTGGTCTAGAAGCATGTACTTCATGGTACTGTTTGTAAGAgtgaaaaatgggggaaaaaacaccttaaatgtctaaaaataaaggactaattatataaatattaatgaacCAGTCATACAATGCGGTCATTAAAGGGGATGTTGCAGAAGTATATTtattgtaacaaaatattttgtgaataaagCAGCTTACCAAACTGTGTATAGAATATAagctatttgtttgtttgtttttaaaccttGCCTGaagttatgtttattgatctttagagagaatggaagaatgagagagagagagagaaacatgaatttgttGCCTCCCGTAAATAACCACACCAGGGATCAAAACCACGACCCAAGTATGCGCcctgacctgaccaggaatcgaacccgcaaccctgtGGTGCacaggatgaagctccaaccaactaagccacctctCCAGGGCTATAATCCCACTTTCTAGAGAGATACATACACATCTGACGGTGtaaacagcattttttttctctgaatggtggcattgtattttcttcttttgtccttACTGTTAAATTCTACATTTTCTTCAATGAATATCTTACATCTAATATTAAAACAttacatattaaattaaaatttggggaCTGTAGCAACAGTTAACTTTTGAGAGATAAATacaacaaaatctttaaaactgaACCGAATCAACTTAAAAATAGCGAAGTTTTTCATTACATTTGTCTCTTATTATCCTAACCAGCTATTTCCTTAGTTCCAGTCACATCAACAATTTTTCCCATGCATGCCTGACCACATTGTGCCTTTTGTCTATACTGAAGTTCTTTTTCTATGGTTAAGGAAGTTAATTTGTTCACCATTTCCTCAAGTACTAGAAGGGGAATGCAAGCCTAAAAATAGATGTACCAGATTTGTTACTGAAACAAATTGCCAATGTACTCCTCAAGCACTCCATCACCGGATTTCTGGCTGTCCTTCGAGTATGAGTAAAACATGGATGCTGCTGTAAGCTGTCTGAAAAGGCACAGCCATTTCTGGTACTGATGCAATGGTGGCTGATCACATCTCAGGGAGATTAGGAAATTGCACTTTTGTTTGTTGATAACAATACTGCTAAGTTAAAGCCCTAAATTATGAAGTCTCATTTTGGTTACAGCTAGTAAAGCAAGAAGGCAGGTTTTTAGATTTTCTGTCGTAAATTCTATTAATACAGCATTTATAGCTAATGGATggcattctttttatattttttaaatcctcacccaaggatatacttattgattttagagagaggaagggagagagagggaggggggagagggagagagagagagagaaacattgattagttgcctcctgtatgcaagGGTTAGAatctgaaacctaggtatgtgccctgataagggatcgaacttgcaaccttttggtgtacagtatgatgctccaaccaacggagccactcggccagggcaattcatgacattttaaaataactcaaCTGGTTAATACCCAAATTTTCACACatatatgaagtgttaaaaggCAGCAAAATCAAGTATATATTCTTTGCAAGGCAAAGAAAGCCAGTTACCACCAAGTAAGTCAATACTATTATTTGATAAGAGtttcaaatataatttccttccaaagaacagaagagaaaggtTCAAGAAAAAGTCTTAATTAGAGGGGTCAGAGCTCTGTCATTCACTAATTCCTTGTGTCTGAGCAATAACTCTTCTGCACTCAGAGGTTCATATGTAATATAATGAGGTTATTtactcttccttctgctctgtattttgttttatttaaccaGCTCTCCGTGTTTAGGTGTATGTGTTGCCAACCACACTCTCTCTCCTGGCTACCTAGGTCAGTTGACTATTTGTGGTTTTTCCACTGTTGTCCCATATTTGGTTATGGATAGATGCTCGGTActaggaaaatcttggagggtCCTATTCAACATTACTTTATTGGAAGAGAGAAGAGATAATATGTTTTAGAATTCTGTAGATAGTCTGGTGTCCATGCCGGGCTTCGAGATGTACAACATGCTCCAAGACAATCCCGGCAGCCTGACATTTTTGCCCTCACTTTCCTGGGAGAGGAGAACCCAAAATCAAGTGCTTTCTAGAAACAGCTGCAAGGCCTCCTAAAAGTCTGGGAAGCCAGAGCTGAATATCACGAAAGGATATTTTAGACTATGAAAAATAACtacctattaatttttaaaaatagcatgccCAGGTTATCAGAATCATTTTTCCTAAAACCAACGTGAATTGAACTCAGAAAAGTGACCCACTGGCTCAAAGAACGAGTGACTCGGTTTGCATAGAAAGTAAATTTTGCACTGTAAAAACCACAGGAGTCGTTTTGACTCTGAGGAAGCCGAAGGCAAGCTCACTAGACAGAGGAGTTGCTCAGATTTTAGGCCAGGCCGCATTCTCCCTGTCTTCTTTGCTCGATGGCCAGCCAGAAGATCCCGGCGACTGCACGGGCGGGGCCCCTACTTAAGGGGCTCTGACTCCGCCGGACCGACAGGCGGCGCCGGAACCCGCACCTTTCCCGCCAACCCCGGGAGGCACCGGCCTCGGCTGGCGCAGCCGCACCTAGAGCCTCCAGAGCCAATGATGCAATTCCTCTTCCGGGGCATCGGAGGGGAGACGCCGGAGACCCGGATGCAGACGCGAACGCAGCTATATAAGAGCCAAGCTGGCCACGCGCCTTTCTTTTTGAGGAAGTCGCAGTAGTAGCTGCTACTTAACGCCGTTTAGCCCGCTCCTGTTCCTGGCTCACCGCTGTTCGCTCTCGCCGAGGAACAAGTCGGTCAGGAAGCCGCGCCGCAGCCATGGTGAGGCGGAACGCGGCGCCGCGTTGTTTCGGCGGTGGCGGGACTCGGTCCCGCGTCTCGCTCTCTTCTGGGGATGGATGCTGGGATGGGGGGCGGCGGTGAGTAAGAGAGACTCACTAGACTGGGAGCTCCTGAAATGGCGGAGGAACCCGGGAAGGTTTTGGTGATGCATGTCTCCAGAATAGACTGACGTTTCTGAAGTGTTggtactttttctcatttttgcaaTAGGCTTTTAAAGACACCGGAAAGACACCCGTGGAACCAGAGGTGGCGATTCACCGAATTAGAATTACTCTAACCAGTCGGAATGTGAAGTCTTTGGAGAAGGGTCAGTACAGTACTTTCAGGGGTGAGACTGTTGGGCCAAAAGAACGACGAGTCTGTACAAGATTGACTCAGAGAAGTAAAGTGACAAGTTGCTTACGCTGAAAAGAAGGACCCACGTTTCATTGTTTACTATATCTTTCATATCATAGTTGGCGATGAGGAGATTACTACTTGTTGAATTACTGTGATAGTTTTTATACGCTATTCTGAGCCAGCAGTTAAAATTTCTTAAGCCGACTTCGGTTGTTTTGAATGAactgaaagatatttttatttctctgtagtGTGTGCTGATTTGATCAGAGGCGCAAAGGAAAAGAATCTCAAAGTGAAGGGACCAGTTCGGATGCCTACCAAGGTAAATAAATCATCGCGGCAGGAAGTGGGAGCTGCTTAGGGTTGTGTAAGTCTGAACGTTTACTTTTTGCAAGGGGTTTGGCTGCCATAAGTTTTATGTGCTGGTGCTAACAATGCAAACCCAAATAAAAATTGCTGGTAGACATTGGTCCATATTAAGTAAGCAAGTTTTAAGAGTTAAAGGTTGAAGCCTTTTTGCTGCTGCTCTTTGGCGTGGTGTGGTGGTCTACAGCCACAAACCTGCAGGGGCGGCGGAATGAAAATGGACTTACTGTTACAAATCGTTACTGTCTGCAGACTTATGTGAAGCGGAATGATGCCCTGGGAAATTTTCAGATGGAGTGCTTAAGAATAAGTTTTCCAGATGTCCTAGAGATGAGCATAAAACCATAAATGCTTGGTTTCCTTTGTCTTTTGTTGCAGACTCTGAGAATCACTACAAGAAAGACTCCCTGCGGGGAGGGTTCTAAGACTTGGGACCGATTTCAGATGAGGATCCACAAGCGACTCATTGACTTGCACAGCCCTTCTGAGATTGTTAAGCAGATTACTTCCATCAGTATTGAGCCAGGAGTTGAGGTTGAAGTCACCATTGCAGATGCCTAAAtcaatctttttaataaattgacTATCAGTTGTTAAATTTTGTTGACTTTTATTTGTGATACTGGCAGAGTTTAGGATTATAGAGTtgtatgaatttattttactttccaagTAGAATATCAAAATTAGatggtttcatttttcattatttttcctagaGTCAGCTAAACCAGTTTACACTTGGAATCATGGCCAATTGAATTTTGTTTATGTTAAATTTGGTACTGAAAAGGATATAATTAAAGTTAATCCCCTATTGGCATAATAATAGGTAACGTTGTTCAACTATTACACTCTGTACTTCCATGCTTTATTTCTTGAATTCTGTTCTCATTGTGTAGATACAGAAACTGTCTTTGATACTTACCTTGGCCAATGTCCTAGAGCTTGACAGTAGCATAGCAGAGATTTAAATGGGTTTGTAGGATGAGAATCGATATCTTGGTGTTCTgttaaagtatttgaaattttGTTCTTAGCGTTTATAATAGGATATCtttctaaatatgttttattttctatattcattatttattagagaaaatttccagaaatataCCTGACTATGTgtataaacatttttacaaatactCTCTTGAGAAAATGCTCTCTCACGTTTGCTACTCTGAATTGGTTTGAAATCTGTGCCTTTtctagagaagaagggagaaagacacaTCAGTGGTTGCACCCATACACGTCCTGGCTGGGGATGAACCCCAAcctcagtatgtgccctgaccaggaatcaaacctgcaacctgtgggtgtattgggggggggggggctccatCCAACTAAGCCATGTGGCCAGAGCctaaagactttttaaatgcaaaattgaattatataataaattttgaGGGTAGCCAATTGTAATAGCATTATACCAAATACTTTAATTTGCTTGGGAAACAGTAATAACTAAAGATTTCATTGGTATGGTTCAGTAAACAGGGCTGTAAACAACAGTTCAAGAATTACACATTAGATTCCTGAGGCCTGCAGTGATCATTACTTCATAAggaagttggggtttttttggtttaatTCCAGACGAGGTGAAGGAATTACTAAATCAAAAATACGGTAGTGGGACTACTTACATGTCTAGCCCAATTTTGAGGATAAAGATTTCAAAGCCAAGCGCCTGGTAAAGTGTGGGCCCAAGACAAGTACCTACAGGCTTGTTTTAATGAACAAAGTTGATGGCAACATAGAAGTCTTGGGAATTTGGTCAGTTTCCTTGAAAATGTGGAAAAACCAAATAAATTCTGTGAAAACATTAAAGCCAGTTATCACTAAAGAACAGATTATTGTGCAAATGCTGTAGTAAAATACTGAAAGAATGGCTTTATGGCTTTCATGCAGTTCCTGAGTTTTAACTGGTAATTGCTGAAGTGACTGCATCAGTGATTGGGAATTTTTCTGCTTGTAGTTGGGGTTGTATTTCAAGGCAATTCTTACCCTGTAATACAGCACTTAAAACTTTGGGAACAGCTATTTAAATTTCTTGAatattagaaatacatatttggaaaTCAAAGCCCCACAGGAACTTTGGATATCTTTAGTAATGAACTAAAGATAGGTTCAACAGAGTTGTAATGATGGCAGTGATTCTGAGTGTTGTGCCAGCTTGTCTGGATTAGGGAGGAACAGGAAGGTTGGAACAGGAGGCCTCAATCCTTAAACTCATTCCTTTTGGACTCAGTACTGCTGTTTTAGAAATGAGCTAAGCATAAGGAAACAAACTACCGTGGCTGTACATTGCTGGATCAGATTTCTTCACTTGACATTCCTAAGTGTGAATGTGCAGGCTGAGCGGATGTGAACAGGCAAGAGC from Desmodus rotundus isolate HL8 chromosome 8, HLdesRot8A.1, whole genome shotgun sequence encodes:
- the RPS20 gene encoding small ribosomal subunit protein uS10, translated to MAFKDTGKTPVEPEVAIHRIRITLTSRNVKSLEKVCADLIRGAKEKNLKVKGPVRMPTKTLRITTRKTPCGEGSKTWDRFQMRIHKRLIDLHSPSEIVKQITSISIEPGVEVEVTIADA